One window of the Streptomyces sp. ITFR-21 genome contains the following:
- a CDS encoding glycosyltransferase family 1 protein — MKAIRRFTVRTVLPEPLRPLGELAQNLRWSWHQETRELFRGVDPEGWRAAQGDPVRLLGAVSKERLSALAADRRFLRRLATAAEDLADYTGNPRWYQEQNDLPAAIAYFSPEFGITSALPQYSGGLGILAGDHLKSASDLGVPLIGVGLLYRHGYFRQSLSREGWQQEHYPVLDPNSLPVTPLREPDGAPAEVALTLTGGRTLHARIWKAQVGRVPLLLLDSDVEGNQPAERDVTDRLYGGGSEHRLLQEMLLGIGGVRAVRAYCRITGHPEPEVFHTNEGHAGFLGLERIRELSLDGLDFDAALEAVRSGTLFTTHTPVPAGIDRFDRDLVGRHLGDGGELPGVDIGRILELGRETYPGGDPNLFNMAVMGMRLAQRANGVSTLHGAVSREMFAGLWPGFDPEDVPITSVTNGVHAPTWVAPEVQRLTARHAGAQAAEDALTVGGHDRWEAIADIPDAAVWELRRELREQLVDDVRRRVRASWRQRGAGDAELGWTDQVLDPDVLTIGFARRVPSYKRLTLMLRDRERLTAMLLHPERPIQIVVAGKAHPADDGGKRLVQELVQFTDDPRVRHRIVFLPDYDMRMARLLYPGCDVWLNNPLRPLEACGTSGMKAALNGCLNLSVLDGWWDEWFDGDNGWAIPTADGFSDEDRRDQLEAAALYELLENQVAPRFYDHGPQGVPQRWIEMVRHTLTTLGPKVLAGRMVRDYVNQLYAPAARSHRAVRGPAAVQLAEWKRRVRQLWPQVRVDHVETGPLDEAATPELGSTLTLRAQVSLGGLDPSDVDVQLLSGPVDAADRLTGPDALSLKAAGRVDEAGRYSYEGQLALDRTGAFGYTVRVLPSHPLLATPAELGLVAVPPETEGMTAGVLR; from the coding sequence GTGAAGGCAATCCGTCGATTCACCGTGCGCACCGTCCTGCCGGAACCTCTGCGCCCGCTGGGGGAGCTGGCCCAAAACCTACGCTGGTCATGGCATCAGGAGACCAGAGAGCTCTTCCGGGGGGTGGATCCGGAAGGCTGGCGGGCCGCCCAGGGCGATCCGGTACGGCTGCTCGGCGCCGTGTCCAAGGAGCGGCTCAGCGCGCTGGCCGCCGACCGCCGCTTCCTGCGGCGGCTGGCCACCGCGGCCGAGGACCTCGCCGACTACACCGGCAACCCCCGCTGGTACCAGGAGCAGAACGACCTGCCCGCCGCCATCGCCTACTTCTCGCCGGAGTTCGGCATCACCTCGGCGCTGCCGCAGTACAGCGGCGGCCTGGGCATCCTCGCCGGAGACCACCTCAAGTCCGCCAGCGACCTCGGTGTGCCGCTGATCGGCGTCGGCCTGCTCTACCGGCACGGCTACTTCCGGCAGAGCCTGTCCCGCGAGGGCTGGCAGCAGGAGCACTACCCCGTACTCGATCCCAACTCGCTGCCGGTCACCCCGCTGCGGGAGCCCGACGGCGCCCCCGCCGAGGTCGCCCTGACCCTCACCGGCGGCCGGACCCTGCACGCCCGGATCTGGAAGGCCCAGGTCGGACGGGTCCCGCTGCTGCTGCTCGACTCCGACGTGGAGGGCAACCAGCCCGCCGAGCGCGACGTCACCGACCGGCTCTACGGGGGCGGCAGCGAGCACCGGCTGCTCCAGGAGATGCTGCTCGGCATCGGCGGCGTCCGCGCGGTGCGCGCCTACTGCCGGATCACCGGCCACCCGGAGCCCGAGGTCTTCCACACCAACGAGGGCCACGCCGGCTTCCTCGGCCTGGAGCGGATCAGGGAGCTCTCGCTGGACGGCCTGGACTTCGACGCCGCCCTGGAGGCGGTCCGGTCCGGCACGCTGTTCACCACCCACACGCCGGTCCCGGCCGGCATCGACCGCTTCGACCGGGACCTGGTCGGCCGCCACCTCGGCGACGGCGGTGAGCTGCCCGGCGTGGACATCGGCCGGATCCTGGAGCTGGGCCGCGAGACCTACCCCGGCGGCGACCCCAACCTGTTCAACATGGCCGTCATGGGGATGCGGCTCGCTCAGCGCGCCAACGGCGTCTCCACCCTGCACGGCGCGGTCAGCCGGGAGATGTTCGCCGGCCTGTGGCCCGGCTTCGACCCCGAGGACGTACCGATCACCTCGGTCACCAACGGTGTGCACGCCCCCACCTGGGTGGCGCCCGAGGTGCAGCGGCTGACCGCCCGGCACGCCGGGGCCCAGGCCGCCGAGGACGCGCTGACCGTCGGCGGCCACGACCGCTGGGAGGCCATCGCCGACATCCCCGACGCGGCGGTCTGGGAGCTGCGCCGCGAGCTGCGCGAGCAGCTGGTGGACGACGTGCGCCGCCGGGTGCGGGCCTCCTGGCGGCAGCGCGGCGCGGGCGACGCCGAGCTCGGCTGGACCGACCAGGTGCTCGACCCGGACGTGCTGACCATCGGCTTCGCCCGCCGGGTCCCCTCGTACAAGCGGCTCACCCTGATGCTGCGCGACCGGGAGCGGCTGACGGCCATGCTGCTGCACCCGGAGCGGCCGATCCAGATCGTGGTGGCCGGCAAGGCGCACCCCGCCGACGACGGCGGCAAGCGGCTGGTCCAGGAGCTGGTGCAGTTCACCGACGACCCCCGGGTCCGGCACCGCATCGTCTTCCTGCCCGACTACGACATGCGGATGGCGCGGCTGCTCTACCCCGGCTGCGATGTCTGGCTGAACAACCCGCTGCGCCCGCTGGAGGCGTGCGGCACCTCGGGGATGAAGGCCGCGCTCAACGGCTGCCTGAATTTGTCGGTGCTCGACGGCTGGTGGGACGAGTGGTTCGACGGCGACAACGGCTGGGCGATCCCCACCGCCGACGGGTTCTCCGACGAGGACCGCCGCGACCAGCTGGAGGCGGCGGCGCTCTACGAGCTGCTGGAGAACCAGGTCGCGCCGCGGTTCTACGACCACGGCCCGCAGGGCGTCCCGCAGCGCTGGATCGAGATGGTCCGGCACACCCTGACCACGCTCGGGCCCAAGGTGCTGGCCGGCCGGATGGTCCGCGACTACGTCAACCAGCTGTACGCGCCGGCCGCCCGTTCGCACCGCGCGGTGCGGGGGCCGGCCGCGGTCCAGCTGGCGGAGTGGAAGCGGCGGGTGCGGCAGCTGTGGCCGCAGGTCCGTGTCGACCACGTGGAGACCGGTCCGCTGGACGAGGCGGCCACCCCGGAGCTGGGCTCGACGCTCACGCTGCGGGCCCAGGTGTCCCTGGGCGGGCTGGACCCGTCAGACGTCGACGTCCAGCTGCTGTCCGGCCCGGTGGACGCCGCCGACCGGCTGACCGGCCCGGACGCGCTGTCGCTCAAGGCCGCCGGCCGAGTGGACGAGGCCGGGCGGTACTCCTACGAGGGCCAGCTCGCGCTGGACCGGACCGGCGCCTTCGGCTACACCGTCCGGGTGCTGCCGTCCCACCCGCTGCTGGCGACCCCGGCGGAGCTGGGCCTGGTGGCGGTGCCGCCGGAGACCGAGGGGATGACGGCGGGCGTGCTGCGCTAG
- a CDS encoding M4 family metallopeptidase — protein sequence MRRTPRTVAAAGALIAGAALVAVSLPAGSALAQTGTATPAAQAATHAAPRAGALPAGLSPAQRTALVSQKQSQAATTASSLHLGANEKLVVKDVVKDVDGTTHTRYERTYLGLPVLGGDLVVAQNAAGATTSVDKATGAAIAVSSVTPAKTADSAKSYALTAAKAAGAASPTAANAPRKVIWAADGTPTLAWESVIGGFQEDGTPNQLHVITDANTGAKLFQYQGIETSVGNSEYSGQVNITTTHSGSSYSLTDASRGGHSTYNLNHATSGKGTLFTDADDVWGDGNGATAQTAGVDAAYGAQETWDFYKNTYGRNGIADDGQAAYSSTHYGNNYVNAFWDDSCFCMTYGDGSGNTHPLTALDVAGHEMSHGVTANTADLNYSGESGGLNEATSDIFGTGVEFYANNSSDPGDYLIGEEIDINGDGSPLRYEDKPSKDGGSKDYWSSSLGGLDVHYSSGPANHFFYLLSEGSGAKVIGGVSYNSPTSDGLSVPGIGRDNALKLWYKSLTERFTSTTNYASARTQSLQAAADLWGAGSATYNTVANTWAAINVGSRVTTPTGVTVTTPAAQSSVVNTAASLQISASSTNSGALSYTATGLPTGLSIGASTGLISGTPTATGTFNVTVTATDSTNATGSASFTWTITPTGSTGGQLLLNPGFESGATSWTQSTGVIDNSTSAPAHSGSYKAWLDGYGTTHTDTLSQSVTIPATATSATFTYYLYISSAETTTSTAYDKLTVTAGSTTLASYSNLNEGTGYVQRSVSLTSFKGQTVTLKFTGTEDSSLQTSFLVDDTAVNVS from the coding sequence GTGCGCAGAACCCCCCGAACAGTAGCCGCGGCCGGCGCCCTGATCGCCGGAGCCGCTCTGGTCGCCGTCAGCCTGCCCGCCGGATCGGCGTTGGCCCAGACGGGCACCGCCACCCCGGCCGCACAGGCCGCCACCCACGCCGCGCCCCGCGCCGGCGCGCTGCCGGCCGGCCTGTCCCCGGCCCAGCGGACCGCCCTGGTCTCCCAGAAGCAGTCCCAGGCCGCGACCACCGCTTCGTCGCTGCACCTCGGTGCGAACGAGAAGCTCGTCGTCAAGGACGTCGTCAAGGACGTCGACGGCACCACCCACACCCGCTACGAGCGCACCTACCTGGGGCTCCCGGTCCTCGGCGGTGACCTGGTCGTCGCCCAGAACGCGGCCGGCGCCACCACCTCCGTCGACAAGGCGACCGGCGCCGCCATCGCGGTGAGCAGCGTCACCCCGGCCAAGACCGCCGACTCCGCCAAGTCGTACGCGCTGACCGCCGCGAAGGCGGCGGGCGCCGCGAGCCCGACGGCGGCCAACGCGCCGCGCAAGGTGATCTGGGCGGCCGACGGCACCCCCACGCTGGCCTGGGAGTCGGTGATCGGCGGCTTCCAGGAGGACGGCACGCCGAACCAGCTGCACGTGATCACCGACGCCAACACCGGTGCGAAGCTCTTCCAGTACCAGGGCATCGAGACCAGTGTCGGCAACAGTGAGTACAGCGGGCAGGTGAACATCACCACCACCCACTCGGGCTCCTCGTACAGCCTGACCGACGCCAGCCGCGGCGGCCACAGCACGTACAACCTGAACCACGCGACCTCCGGCAAGGGCACGCTGTTCACCGACGCCGACGACGTCTGGGGCGACGGGAACGGCGCCACCGCGCAGACCGCCGGTGTGGACGCCGCCTACGGCGCCCAGGAGACGTGGGACTTCTACAAGAACACCTACGGCCGCAACGGCATCGCCGACGACGGCCAGGCGGCGTACTCCAGCACGCACTACGGCAACAACTACGTGAACGCGTTCTGGGACGACTCCTGCTTCTGCATGACGTACGGCGACGGCAGCGGCAACACCCACCCGCTGACCGCGCTGGACGTGGCCGGGCACGAGATGAGCCACGGCGTCACCGCGAACACCGCCGACCTGAACTACTCCGGTGAGTCCGGCGGCCTGAACGAGGCGACCTCGGACATCTTCGGTACCGGCGTGGAGTTCTACGCCAACAACTCGTCCGACCCGGGTGACTACCTGATCGGCGAAGAGATCGACATCAACGGCGACGGCAGCCCGCTGCGCTACGAGGACAAGCCGAGCAAGGACGGCGGCTCGAAGGACTACTGGTCCTCCAGCCTGGGCGGCCTGGACGTGCACTACTCGTCCGGCCCGGCCAACCACTTCTTCTACCTGCTGTCCGAGGGCAGCGGCGCCAAGGTGATCGGCGGGGTCAGCTACAACAGCCCGACCTCCGACGGCCTGTCGGTGCCCGGCATCGGCCGGGACAACGCCCTCAAGCTCTGGTACAAGTCGCTCACCGAGCGCTTCACCTCCACCACCAACTACGCCTCGGCGCGCACCCAGTCGCTGCAGGCCGCGGCCGACCTGTGGGGTGCGGGCAGCGCCACGTACAACACGGTCGCCAACACCTGGGCGGCGATCAACGTCGGCAGCCGGGTGACCACCCCGACCGGTGTGACCGTCACCACCCCGGCTGCCCAGTCCTCCGTGGTGAACACCGCGGCCAGCCTGCAGATCTCCGCCAGCAGCACCAACAGCGGCGCCCTGTCCTACACCGCGACCGGCCTGCCGACCGGCCTGTCGATCGGCGCCTCCACGGGTCTGATCTCCGGCACCCCGACCGCGACGGGCACCTTCAACGTGACGGTCACGGCGACGGACTCCACCAACGCCACCGGTTCGGCGTCCTTCACCTGGACCATCACGCCCACCGGCAGCACTGGCGGCCAGCTGCTGCTCAACCCCGGCTTCGAAAGCGGCGCCACCTCGTGGACCCAGTCCACCGGCGTGATCGACAACAGCACCAGCGCGCCGGCCCACTCCGGCTCGTACAAGGCGTGGCTGGACGGCTACGGCACCACGCACACCGACACGCTGTCGCAGTCGGTGACCATCCCGGCCACCGCCACCTCGGCGACGTTCACGTACTACCTGTACATCAGCTCGGCGGAGACCACGACCAGCACGGCCTACGACAAGCTCACCGTCACGGCCGGTTCCACCACCCTGGCCAGCTACTCCAACCTCAACGAGGGCACCGGTTACGTGCAGCGCTCGGTCAGCCTGACCTCGTTCAAGGGCCAGACCGTGACGCTGAAGTTCACCGGTACCGAGGACTCCAGCCTCCAGACGTCGTTCCTGGTGGACGACACGGCGGTGAACGTCAGCTGA
- a CDS encoding alpha-1,4-glucan--maltose-1-phosphate maltosyltransferase, with amino-acid sequence MIGRIPVVDVRPAVDSGRRPAKAVAGETFEVSATVFREGHDAVAANVVLRDPAGRPGPFTPMRPLAPGTDRWGARITPASEGRWTYAVEGWSDPVATWRHTAGIKIPAGIDTDLVLTEGARLHERAAAGVPKGEERAAVLAAVDALRDESRPAAARHAAALAPDVVAVLDRFPLRELVSASRPMPLQVERERALFGSWYEFFPRSEGAVVRPGEPPRSGTFRTAAERLPAVAAMGFDVVYLPPIHPIGEAFRKGPNNSLSAGPDDVGSPWAIGSPAGGHDAVHPDLGTIADFDRFVARARELRLEVALDFALQCSPDHPWVAKHPEWFSHRADGSIAYAENPPKKYQDIYPIAFDEDFAGLVRETLRVLRHWMAHGVRIFRVDNPHTKPVVFWEKVIADVNRTDPDVIFLAEAFTRPAMMNILAQIGFQQSYSYFTWRNNKAELTDYMVELSQETAAWMRPNFFVNTPDILHAYLQNGGRPAFETRAVLAATLSPSWGVYAGFELCEATPAKPGSEEYLDSEKYQLRPRDWAAAEAEGRSLAPLLTTLNRLRRRHPALRQLRDITFHHVDNDTLLAYSKRRDDDVVLVVVNLDPFHTQEATLSLNMPELGLSWHESFPVRDELTGETYHWGRDNYVRLEPGRAPAHVLSLRPSPSIGGSLS; translated from the coding sequence ATGATCGGTCGTATTCCCGTTGTCGACGTCCGCCCCGCGGTGGACTCCGGCCGCCGCCCGGCGAAGGCGGTGGCCGGCGAGACCTTCGAGGTGTCGGCGACCGTGTTCCGGGAGGGACACGACGCGGTCGCCGCCAACGTGGTGCTGCGCGACCCGGCCGGCCGGCCCGGACCGTTCACCCCGATGCGGCCGCTGGCACCGGGCACCGACCGGTGGGGCGCACGGATCACGCCGGCCTCGGAAGGCCGCTGGACGTACGCCGTGGAGGGCTGGTCGGACCCGGTGGCCACCTGGCGGCACACGGCCGGTATCAAGATCCCGGCCGGCATCGACACCGATCTGGTGCTGACCGAGGGCGCCCGGCTGCACGAGCGGGCCGCCGCCGGAGTGCCCAAGGGCGAGGAGCGGGCGGCGGTGCTGGCCGCGGTGGACGCGCTGCGGGACGAGAGCCGGCCGGCCGCCGCCCGGCACGCCGCCGCGCTCGCCCCGGACGTGGTGGCCGTGCTGGACCGCTTCCCGCTGCGCGAACTGGTCAGCGCCTCCCGGCCGATGCCGTTGCAGGTGGAGCGGGAGCGGGCGCTGTTCGGGTCCTGGTACGAGTTCTTCCCGCGCTCCGAGGGCGCGGTGGTCCGGCCGGGCGAGCCGCCGCGCTCGGGCACCTTCCGCACCGCGGCCGAGCGGCTGCCCGCGGTGGCCGCCATGGGCTTCGACGTGGTGTACCTGCCGCCCATCCACCCGATCGGCGAAGCCTTCCGCAAGGGCCCCAACAACAGCCTGTCGGCGGGCCCGGACGACGTCGGCTCGCCGTGGGCGATCGGCTCTCCGGCGGGCGGCCACGACGCGGTCCACCCGGACCTGGGCACCATCGCCGACTTCGACCGCTTCGTGGCCCGCGCCCGCGAGCTGCGGCTGGAGGTGGCGCTCGACTTCGCCCTCCAGTGCTCGCCCGACCACCCCTGGGTGGCCAAGCATCCGGAGTGGTTCTCCCACCGGGCCGACGGCAGCATCGCCTACGCCGAGAACCCGCCGAAGAAGTACCAGGACATCTACCCCATCGCCTTCGACGAGGACTTCGCCGGCCTGGTCCGGGAGACCCTGCGGGTGCTGCGGCACTGGATGGCCCACGGGGTGCGGATCTTCCGGGTGGACAACCCGCACACCAAGCCGGTGGTGTTCTGGGAGAAGGTGATCGCCGACGTCAACCGGACCGATCCCGACGTGATCTTCCTGGCCGAGGCGTTCACCCGCCCCGCCATGATGAACATTTTGGCGCAGATCGGATTCCAGCAGTCGTACAGCTACTTCACCTGGCGTAACAACAAGGCCGAACTGACCGACTACATGGTGGAGCTGAGCCAGGAGACGGCAGCCTGGATGCGGCCGAACTTCTTCGTCAACACCCCCGACATCCTCCATGCCTATCTGCAGAACGGCGGCCGTCCCGCGTTCGAGACGCGGGCGGTGCTCGCCGCCACCCTCTCCCCCAGTTGGGGGGTGTACGCGGGGTTCGAACTGTGCGAGGCGACCCCCGCGAAACCGGGCAGCGAGGAGTACCTCGACTCGGAGAAGTACCAGCTGCGGCCGCGTGACTGGGCCGCGGCGGAAGCGGAAGGCCGCTCGCTGGCACCGCTGCTCACCACGCTCAACCGGCTCCGCCGCCGTCACCCGGCGCTGCGGCAGTTGCGGGACATCACGTTCCACCACGTGGACAACGACACGCTGCTGGCCTACTCCAAGCGGCGGGACGACGACGTCGTGCTGGTGGTCGTCAACCTGGACCCGTTCCACACCCAGGAAGCGACCCTGTCGTTGAACATGCCAGAACTCGGCCTCTCCTGGCACGAGTCGTTCCCGGTGCGCGACGAGCTCACCGGCGAGACCTACCACTGGGGCAGGGACAACTATGTGCGCCTTGAGCCGGGCCGCGCGCCCGCGCACGTGCTGTCGCTGCGACCGTCTCCATCGATCGGGGGGTCACTCAGTTGA
- a CDS encoding cold-shock protein, which produces MATGTVKWFNSEKGFGFIEQDGGGSDVFAHYSNILSQGYRELLEGQKVEFDVTQGQKGPQAENIRQMS; this is translated from the coding sequence ATGGCAACCGGAACCGTGAAGTGGTTCAACTCGGAAAAGGGCTTCGGCTTCATCGAGCAGGACGGCGGCGGCTCCGACGTCTTCGCGCACTACTCCAACATCCTGTCGCAGGGTTACCGCGAGCTGCTCGAAGGCCAGAAGGTCGAGTTCGACGTCACCCAGGGCCAGAAGGGCCCGCAGGCGGAGAACATCCGCCAGATGAGCTGA
- a CDS encoding ABC transporter ATP-binding protein, with protein MRSLLRLWPYVRPVRTRLAVSAVVAVVASCMSLLIPLVLKWMVDGPVQDHDPGGAWLGGGLVLLLGLLEALLFGVRRWMVARPLAGVEAGMRADLYRHLQRLPVDFHDRWASGQLLSRATTDLQILRMFLAFPLVFLVVNTATVVIGFAILFAQSWPLGLLLLTPAVPLVVLCSYFETRYAFAARSAQDQAGDLATVVEESVLGIRIVKAFGRHRSQARAFRAKSRQLWHTEMRKARLLSDIWAVIMTLPELAIGGALLVGVLQVADDRLSAGTLVAFLSTALALRWPVESIGFLLAMSNESATAADRYFEAMDAPEADPAGRAVLPTADGLRLEGVRFRYPDAPADSFELLAGVDLHIPSGETMALVGATGSGKTTLTALLPRLHEATGGRIALDGADTAELSVTRLRELVAVAFEEPTLFSATVRENVEMGAGPDGVTEEDVLRALAVAQCDFVHHLPAGLDTQVGEQGLSLSGGQRQRLALARAVVGRPRFLVLDDPLSALDVHTEALVEAALREVLRETTALVVAHRPSTVLLADRVALLSGGRIAAVGTHQELLRDSAEYRHLMSGDDEPPAAGAVPADHTPAPALERSDAR; from the coding sequence CTGCGCTCACTGCTGCGGCTGTGGCCGTACGTGAGACCGGTCCGCACCCGGCTCGCCGTCTCGGCGGTCGTCGCCGTGGTGGCGTCGTGCATGTCGCTGCTGATCCCGCTGGTGCTCAAGTGGATGGTCGACGGCCCGGTCCAGGACCACGACCCCGGCGGAGCCTGGCTCGGCGGCGGCCTGGTACTGCTGCTCGGGCTGCTGGAGGCGCTGCTGTTCGGCGTGCGGCGGTGGATGGTGGCCAGACCGCTGGCCGGGGTCGAGGCCGGGATGCGGGCCGACCTCTACCGGCACCTGCAACGGCTGCCGGTGGACTTCCACGACCGGTGGGCGTCGGGGCAGCTGCTCTCCAGGGCCACCACGGACCTGCAGATCCTGCGGATGTTCCTCGCCTTCCCGCTGGTGTTCCTGGTGGTCAACACCGCCACAGTGGTGATCGGGTTCGCGATCCTGTTCGCCCAGTCGTGGCCGCTCGGACTGCTGCTGCTCACACCCGCGGTGCCGCTGGTCGTCCTGTGCTCCTACTTCGAGACGCGGTACGCGTTCGCCGCCCGCAGTGCCCAGGACCAGGCCGGCGACCTGGCGACGGTGGTCGAGGAATCGGTGCTCGGCATCCGGATCGTCAAGGCCTTCGGACGCCACCGCAGCCAGGCGCGGGCCTTCAGGGCCAAGTCCCGGCAGCTGTGGCACACCGAGATGCGCAAGGCCCGGCTGCTGTCGGACATCTGGGCGGTCATCATGACGCTGCCCGAGCTGGCGATCGGCGGCGCGCTGCTGGTCGGCGTGCTCCAGGTCGCCGACGACCGGCTGTCGGCCGGCACCCTGGTGGCCTTCTTGTCCACCGCGCTGGCGCTGCGCTGGCCGGTGGAGTCCATCGGCTTCCTGCTGGCGATGAGCAACGAATCGGCCACCGCCGCCGACCGCTACTTCGAGGCGATGGACGCCCCCGAGGCGGACCCGGCCGGCCGCGCGGTGCTGCCGACGGCCGACGGCCTGCGGCTGGAGGGCGTCCGCTTCCGCTACCCCGACGCCCCGGCGGACAGCTTTGAACTGCTGGCCGGTGTCGACCTGCACATCCCCTCCGGCGAGACGATGGCGCTGGTCGGCGCGACCGGCAGCGGCAAGACGACGCTGACCGCGCTGCTGCCCAGGCTGCACGAGGCGACCGGCGGCCGGATCGCCCTGGACGGCGCCGACACCGCCGAACTGTCCGTCACCCGGCTGCGCGAGCTGGTCGCCGTCGCCTTCGAGGAGCCGACGCTGTTCTCGGCGACGGTACGGGAGAACGTGGAGATGGGCGCGGGACCGGACGGGGTGACCGAGGAGGACGTGCTGCGGGCCCTGGCCGTCGCGCAGTGCGACTTCGTCCACCACCTGCCGGCGGGGCTGGACACCCAGGTCGGCGAGCAGGGGCTGAGCCTGTCCGGCGGCCAGCGGCAGCGGCTCGCACTGGCCCGCGCCGTCGTCGGCCGCCCGCGGTTCCTGGTGCTGGACGACCCGCTGTCCGCGCTGGACGTGCACACCGAGGCGCTGGTCGAGGCGGCGCTGCGCGAGGTGCTGCGGGAGACCACCGCGCTGGTCGTCGCCCACCGGCCCTCGACCGTACTGCTCGCCGACCGGGTGGCCCTGCTGTCCGGCGGCCGGATCGCGGCGGTCGGCACCCACCAGGAGCTGCTGCGGGACAGCGCCGAGTACCGGCACCTGATGTCGGGCGACGACGAGCCGCCCGCCGCCGGGGCCGTCCCGGCCGACCACACCCCGGCGCCCGCGCTGGAAAGGAGTGACGCCCGATGA